The following proteins are co-located in the Lacticaseibacillus paracasei subsp. paracasei genome:
- a CDS encoding ATP-binding cassette domain-containing protein, giving the protein MMTWRYGRKWQLILFVGTSVLMSAMNVGVAASLTAMIQAATAKSATLLLQTLLPSLLVFSGAAVATWATMLLQAAIIRQVNLTIKKVMTRQLIDHPDLSSSQGSDLSFMTNDLKMIETNGVTSELTVVGQLITFVGAMIGAFAFDWLTALIFFLGNLVPLVASKVAQGRLRTAASDWSEANGNWTSGLKNYLSGRDTISVYQAEGVVKGRIHQLADQLENSLRLLNILTSSMDSLGMLLALCFGVLLPFGVGIYRVISGASRLALFMGIVQLSNDMRNPLVVMIGAVNKWQTAQPLIAKINAANHAPTVESSLLIRTGAMMLKHAEVAIDGHKILNGLNLTITPGQKILVMAPSGYGKSTLLRLLAGELPVAAGQYWIGKTLVTAKNTHQLRQLFGLIKQTPFMFDDTIRFNLTLGERFSQEALDQAATDSGLTPLIAEKGWDYQVGDEGHNLSGGQAQRLEIARALLRHRPILLADEATSALDEHLSDQLHAHLLKSPGTLIEVAHHISETWQKQYDQVIRLDELASQQ; this is encoded by the coding sequence ATGATGACATGGCGATATGGGCGCAAATGGCAATTGATTCTATTTGTTGGGACGAGTGTTTTGATGAGTGCGATGAATGTGGGGGTTGCAGCAAGCTTAACAGCTATGATCCAAGCGGCGACGGCGAAATCCGCAACGTTATTATTACAAACATTGCTGCCAAGTTTATTGGTCTTTTCCGGAGCTGCTGTGGCGACATGGGCCACAATGTTGCTACAGGCCGCCATTATTCGCCAAGTGAACTTGACTATCAAGAAAGTGATGACACGGCAATTGATTGATCATCCGGATTTATCAAGTTCGCAAGGCTCAGATCTGTCGTTTATGACCAATGACCTTAAAATGATCGAAACCAATGGCGTGACCAGTGAACTGACAGTGGTCGGGCAACTTATCACGTTTGTTGGGGCAATGATTGGCGCGTTTGCGTTTGACTGGTTGACGGCATTGATCTTTTTCCTAGGGAATCTGGTGCCGTTAGTTGCTTCAAAAGTCGCCCAAGGACGCTTGCGCACAGCAGCGTCAGATTGGTCTGAGGCTAATGGTAACTGGACGTCAGGGCTTAAAAATTATTTGAGCGGGCGCGATACAATCAGCGTTTATCAAGCAGAAGGGGTTGTTAAAGGTCGCATCCATCAACTAGCCGATCAGCTTGAAAACAGTCTGCGGTTGTTAAATATTTTGACTAGTAGCATGGATTCGTTGGGGATGTTATTAGCACTTTGTTTCGGCGTTTTACTGCCATTTGGAGTTGGTATTTATCGCGTCATTAGCGGCGCGTCAAGATTAGCATTGTTTATGGGTATCGTGCAGCTCTCAAATGACATGCGAAATCCGCTCGTTGTGATGATTGGTGCTGTGAACAAGTGGCAGACAGCACAGCCGCTTATCGCAAAAATAAATGCGGCGAATCATGCACCAACAGTTGAATCCTCATTGCTGATCAGGACTGGGGCGATGATGCTTAAGCACGCAGAGGTGGCGATTGACGGCCACAAGATTCTAAACGGACTCAATTTGACGATCACACCAGGTCAAAAAATTTTAGTGATGGCTCCCTCCGGATATGGCAAGTCAACGCTGCTCCGGCTGCTCGCTGGGGAGTTGCCAGTAGCAGCCGGTCAGTATTGGATCGGTAAGACCCTAGTGACCGCAAAAAATACGCATCAATTGCGGCAATTGTTTGGCCTCATTAAGCAAACACCGTTTATGTTTGATGACACGATTCGCTTTAATCTGACGCTTGGTGAACGTTTTTCGCAAGAGGCTTTGGATCAGGCAGCTACTGACTCCGGTTTGACACCACTCATCGCAGAGAAAGGGTGGGACTATCAAGTTGGCGATGAAGGCCACAATCTGTCAGGTGGACAGGCGCAACGATTAGAGATTGCCCGCGCCCTGTTACGTCACCGGCCAATTCTATTGGCAGACGAAGCGACATCAGCCTTGGATGAGCATTTAAGCGATCAATTACATGCTCATCTTTTGAAAAGTCCTGGGACGCTCATTGAGGTCGCACATCATATTAGCGAGACATGGCAAAAACAATATGATCAGGTGATTCGACTTGACGAGCTTGCTAGTCAGCAATAA
- the pepF gene encoding oligoendopeptidase F, producing MSETALPKRQEVDPKLTWDLTPIFADEFAYTEAIKQVRALTKDFVHLYQGKLTEPAIIVDALGDYGSIIELDSKIGHWAFMPYSTDTTDPKLRDRQIKATALDGEIGGQLSFFQAELTQLPEEVLDAVVAKAPDYAGFFRQIKIAKKGALAPAAEKVLAELSPVFQAPSNIRDQTIFGDMDFGTFTAHGKTYPLSFVMYEENYQKHPDTEVRRAAYAMFNQTLRRYQNTMAAGYLAQVTREKITATMRGYDSVIDYLLADQEVSRAMFDRQIDVIMHDLAPIMRKYITHVKELWGLDHIGYTDLQIDIDPAYSPTITLDQAKQDIEQATAIMGHDYQAQMMQAFTDHWIDFPANQGKDSGAYTAGPYGVHPYVEMTWSNSLPAVYTLIHELGHTAQMVRSEKAHNILDADFNDYLVESPSTFNELLLTHYLDQTAKDPQMKRFALSRLLNDTYFHNFVTHLLEAAFQRKVYQRIDAGDSFDAAALNAIKRQVLTDFWGPAVELEEGAELTWMRQSHYYMGLYSYSYSAGLMVATQAFQAIEQQGQPAVDRWLHYLSLGDSLNPVAAARVAGVDVTTDAALKQTIAFLGRTVDEIISLSHEING from the coding sequence ATGAGTGAAACCGCACTGCCAAAACGTCAAGAGGTTGATCCAAAACTGACTTGGGATTTAACGCCGATTTTTGCTGATGAGTTTGCTTACACCGAAGCCATTAAGCAAGTACGCGCTTTGACCAAGGATTTTGTCCATCTATATCAAGGAAAGTTGACCGAACCGGCCATCATTGTTGATGCCCTGGGCGACTATGGCTCGATTATCGAACTTGATAGTAAAATTGGACACTGGGCATTTATGCCGTATTCGACAGATACCACTGATCCTAAACTCCGTGATCGCCAAATCAAAGCCACGGCTTTAGATGGTGAAATTGGTGGTCAATTGAGCTTCTTTCAAGCAGAACTAACCCAGTTACCTGAAGAGGTCCTTGATGCCGTTGTTGCCAAGGCACCTGACTATGCTGGCTTTTTCCGCCAAATCAAAATTGCTAAAAAAGGCGCTTTGGCTCCTGCTGCTGAGAAGGTCTTAGCCGAGTTATCACCTGTTTTCCAAGCGCCTAGCAATATTCGCGACCAAACGATTTTCGGCGATATGGATTTTGGCACCTTCACGGCTCACGGTAAAACCTATCCGCTGTCATTCGTGATGTATGAAGAAAATTATCAGAAGCATCCTGATACCGAAGTGCGGCGTGCAGCCTATGCAATGTTCAACCAGACATTGCGTCGGTATCAAAACACGATGGCGGCTGGTTATCTAGCACAAGTCACTCGTGAAAAAATCACTGCCACCATGCGCGGCTATGATTCCGTCATCGATTATTTGCTGGCCGATCAGGAAGTCAGTCGGGCCATGTTCGACCGCCAAATCGACGTGATTATGCACGATCTGGCACCGATCATGCGCAAATATATCACCCACGTAAAGGAATTGTGGGGACTTGATCATATCGGTTATACCGACCTTCAGATCGATATCGATCCTGCCTATTCTCCAACGATTACGCTTGATCAGGCCAAGCAAGACATCGAACAGGCGACCGCCATCATGGGCCATGATTATCAAGCGCAAATGATGCAGGCGTTCACCGATCACTGGATTGATTTCCCTGCCAATCAAGGCAAGGACTCCGGTGCTTACACCGCGGGTCCCTATGGCGTTCACCCTTATGTTGAAATGACGTGGAGTAATTCCCTGCCTGCGGTTTACACCTTAATTCATGAACTTGGGCACACGGCACAAATGGTTCGCTCTGAAAAAGCACACAATATTCTCGATGCTGATTTCAATGACTATTTAGTGGAGAGCCCTTCGACCTTCAATGAGCTCCTATTAACCCACTATCTTGATCAAACGGCTAAAGATCCGCAGATGAAACGCTTCGCCTTGTCCCGCCTACTCAACGACACCTACTTCCATAACTTTGTCACCCACTTACTTGAAGCTGCGTTCCAGCGCAAAGTTTACCAACGCATTGACGCCGGCGACAGTTTCGATGCAGCGGCGTTGAATGCCATCAAACGTCAAGTGCTCACTGATTTCTGGGGACCGGCTGTTGAACTAGAAGAAGGCGCCGAGCTCACATGGATGCGACAAAGCCATTACTATATGGGATTGTATTCCTACTCGTACTCCGCTGGTCTCATGGTTGCTACTCAGGCATTCCAAGCCATCGAACAACAAGGCCAACCTGCCGTTGACCGCTGGTTGCATTACTTAAGCTTAGGCGACTCACTCAATCCAGTCGCTGCTGCTCGGGTAGCCGGTGTCGATGTCACCACAGATGCCGCCTTGAAGCAAACCATTGCCTTCCTCGGTAGAACAGTGGATGAGATTATTTCACTGAGTCATGAAATCAATGGCTAA
- a CDS encoding ISL3 family transposase translates to MSQYDPTLSVLGIPDHNIKVAFVRHEYRGNGVRRRQYHVIDAELTYRLTRCPLCGFEALHPNGFYTAHVRVLNGVEMPTVIDLHKQRWRCHNCYHTVSAKTPLVQPNHTIAAHMTERIMKLAHERLPVKTIARIIGISASSVQRIIDQNLKLRPARRLPTRLCFDEFRSTHGMMSFICLDADSHRLIALLGDRFNRTIKNFFIAHYSLAERTRVQTVTMDMNAAYQTIIHEVFPKAQVVIDRFHIIQLAARALDQVRVQALKQLDDKHSRPYKIMKTNWRLFHQTAPDAKHKQFLFGLNEYVTQQEAIDIALDTEPKLKQTYETYLALHDALMVKKHPTELANLLATYEPNGTAMDMTIATLKRHKVAVLAAVTSPYSNGPIEGVNRLIKSLKRSCFGFKNQLNFFKRIYQITA, encoded by the coding sequence ATGTCCCAATACGATCCTACACTGTCCGTCCTTGGAATACCAGACCATAATATCAAAGTTGCCTTTGTTCGTCATGAATATCGCGGCAACGGGGTACGTCGCCGCCAGTATCATGTGATTGATGCCGAGCTGACTTACCGGTTAACCCGGTGCCCACTGTGTGGCTTTGAGGCCTTGCACCCTAACGGGTTTTATACGGCCCACGTGCGCGTCCTCAATGGGGTTGAAATGCCGACAGTCATTGACTTGCACAAGCAACGATGGCGCTGTCATAACTGTTACCACACAGTCAGTGCCAAGACGCCACTCGTGCAACCCAACCACACGATCGCCGCTCACATGACAGAGCGAATCATGAAGTTAGCGCATGAACGGTTGCCAGTCAAAACCATCGCCCGTATTATCGGAATCTCAGCCTCCTCGGTTCAACGGATCATTGACCAAAATCTCAAACTCCGACCGGCTCGCCGGCTGCCCACGCGACTCTGCTTTGATGAGTTCCGTTCTACTCATGGCATGATGTCGTTTATCTGTCTTGATGCCGATTCACATCGTCTGATTGCCTTGCTTGGTGATCGATTCAACCGCACGATTAAAAACTTCTTCATCGCTCATTATTCACTCGCTGAACGCACTCGGGTCCAGACGGTCACCATGGACATGAATGCAGCTTATCAGACGATTATTCATGAGGTTTTCCCCAAGGCCCAAGTCGTCATTGATCGGTTCCATATCATTCAACTTGCGGCTCGTGCCCTTGATCAGGTACGCGTCCAAGCGCTCAAACAGCTTGATGACAAACACAGCCGTCCTTATAAGATCATGAAGACAAACTGGCGGCTTTTTCATCAAACTGCGCCTGACGCTAAACACAAACAGTTCCTGTTTGGTTTGAATGAATACGTCACGCAACAGGAGGCCATCGATATCGCACTTGATACTGAGCCCAAGCTCAAGCAAACCTACGAGACCTACTTAGCGCTTCATGATGCCTTGATGGTGAAGAAACATCCCACGGAACTGGCAAACCTGTTAGCTACTTACGAGCCAAACGGTACGGCAATGGACATGACGATCGCGACGCTTAAGCGACACAAAGTCGCTGTTCTCGCCGCTGTCACCAGCCCTTATTCCAACGGTCCGATCGAAGGGGTTAACCGCCTCATCAAGTCACTCAAACGATCCTGTTTTGGCTTCAAGAATCAGCTGAACTTCTTCAAACGAATCTACCAAATCACGGCATAA
- a CDS encoding SDR family NAD(P)-dependent oxidoreductase, with the protein MVKRQTLTLITGADKGIGFETAMALGKRGQHLLVGARNQARGEQAINKLHTAGVSAELVILDVTQAGTIATAAKQIEASHGYLNVLINNAGIALDAHQPPSQLPVMTMRQDFEVNFFGLVSVTQAMIPLLKKGAPAKIINVSSNMGSLGLASDPDSRFFQVNSLGYQASKAAVNFATIDFAKELQPDHISVNSVNPGWTRTDFGGNRSGEQTVAEGAAQIVKLAADDSPDLNMTFTETAGKLPW; encoded by the coding sequence ATGGTTAAACGACAGACGTTAACTTTGATCACCGGTGCCGATAAAGGGATAGGCTTTGAAACCGCAATGGCGCTTGGTAAACGCGGTCAGCATTTGCTTGTCGGTGCGCGCAATCAGGCACGCGGTGAACAGGCTATTAACAAGTTGCACACAGCTGGCGTATCGGCAGAATTGGTCATCTTAGATGTGACCCAAGCCGGCACCATTGCGACGGCCGCGAAACAAATTGAAGCCTCACATGGCTATCTCAATGTTCTGATCAATAATGCTGGTATTGCCCTAGATGCCCATCAACCACCTTCACAATTGCCTGTGATGACAATGCGTCAAGACTTTGAGGTCAACTTTTTCGGCTTAGTCAGTGTCACACAGGCGATGATCCCGTTGTTAAAAAAGGGTGCTCCCGCTAAAATTATCAACGTTAGCAGCAACATGGGTTCACTCGGTTTGGCTAGCGATCCTGACAGTCGCTTCTTTCAGGTGAATTCACTTGGATATCAAGCCTCAAAAGCAGCGGTGAACTTCGCCACCATTGATTTTGCCAAAGAGTTACAGCCAGATCACATTAGTGTCAACTCAGTCAATCCTGGGTGGACTCGCACAGATTTTGGTGGTAATCGCAGCGGCGAACAAACGGTTGCAGAAGGTGCTGCCCAAATCGTCAAACTCGCCGCTGACGATAGCCCTGATTTGAATATGACATTTACAGAAACCGCGGGTAAATTGCCATGGTAA
- the ndk gene encoding nucleoside-diphosphate kinase, which translates to MAEEQTLVLVKPDGVANGHIGDVITRIEHRGFTIDALKVTHATADQLHQHYAALVGEPFFPRIERFMTGGPMVAMIVSGFNVIEAVRKMTGATNPAEAAPGTIRGDFGREWADKTIRNVIHSSDSETSARREIPIWFPDRQYAPHQPEK; encoded by the coding sequence ATGGCAGAAGAACAAACTTTAGTCTTGGTCAAACCGGATGGTGTTGCAAACGGACATATTGGGGATGTGATCACGCGGATTGAACACCGCGGCTTCACAATTGATGCACTGAAAGTCACACATGCAACGGCAGATCAGTTACATCAGCATTACGCAGCACTTGTTGGTGAGCCTTTCTTTCCAAGAATCGAACGCTTCATGACGGGCGGTCCGATGGTGGCAATGATCGTGAGCGGCTTCAATGTGATCGAAGCGGTGCGTAAAATGACAGGCGCCACGAATCCCGCCGAAGCAGCGCCCGGCACGATTCGTGGAGATTTTGGCCGTGAATGGGCCGACAAAACTATTCGCAACGTCATTCACAGTTCCGATAGTGAGACAAGTGCCCGACGTGAAATTCCAATCTGGTTCCCTGATCGTCAATACGCCCCTCATCAGCCAGAAAAATAG
- a CDS encoding cation-translocating P-type ATPase: MAEQNILPDQGLSTKQVEERFAAGQHNLPLKPLTRSISQIIKVNTFTLFNLVNVVLGALIVTTGSYKNLLFLGVAIINTAIGTIQEIQAKHQIDKMSILAAARAIVIRDGKTQKIELEQLVMDDMVHLKRGDQIPVDGVVVATNGLESDESPLTGESRPITKKVGDKLLSGAFIVSGQATMQVTAVGAATFAAKLALAAKAEKGSKSQLLATINRIIRVLTYVLIPIGAILFTVSMIRRGNYNRAILTTSAAMIGMIPEGLVLLTNVALAVSARNLAVKRVLVRALPAIEALARVDTICLDKTGTITSGKLKVAETLPMIGQTEATVTKAAAAIVYALNDDNETAMAIKAAFQNDTNQQVTQTMPFSSARKWSGAVVDGQVLFMGAPQFTFGDQLPTPIANQIKDAAAKGYRVLAIGTATKLVHPLVNPQLLGLILITDELRPTAINTFDFFKTQGVALKVISGDDPITVANIAKQARLEGADQSVDMSTIADNATAKDYQTLVKRYNVFGRVTPEQKKSLIMAYQALGHTVAMTGDGVNDVLALRQSDCSIAMASGADAASSIADFVLLDSNFDAMTGVLNEGRRVINNIERVASMYLVKTMYSVILATIFVFLPLDYPIVPINLTPVSAIGVAIPSFFLTLEPNFERVTGQFMQKVMTIAAPAAISVVIYTLLLTWMESFFHLSFESTSSMVAMLIGTISLNVLLVVARPFNRLKVGLLGGLSIALFLVFFVFSSIFSLVNLWQWQLALIYLPLMISTVPFYLLIQEFLGRRVLSKINWR, from the coding sequence ATGGCTGAGCAGAACATTTTGCCGGATCAGGGATTATCAACAAAGCAAGTTGAAGAGCGGTTTGCCGCGGGTCAACATAACTTGCCGTTAAAACCATTAACGCGATCAATTAGCCAAATTATCAAAGTAAATACGTTCACCTTATTTAACTTGGTGAACGTGGTTTTAGGTGCTTTGATTGTGACAACGGGCAGTTATAAGAACTTACTCTTTCTCGGTGTCGCGATCATCAACACAGCGATCGGGACCATTCAAGAAATTCAGGCGAAGCACCAGATTGATAAAATGTCAATTTTGGCAGCTGCTCGAGCCATCGTCATTCGTGATGGCAAAACACAAAAAATCGAGCTTGAACAATTGGTTATGGATGACATGGTGCACCTGAAACGCGGTGATCAGATTCCTGTCGATGGTGTGGTTGTCGCAACGAATGGTCTCGAAAGTGACGAGAGTCCTTTAACTGGTGAGTCTCGACCCATCACTAAAAAAGTGGGCGACAAGCTGCTTTCTGGCGCATTTATCGTTTCCGGTCAGGCAACCATGCAGGTCACCGCAGTTGGCGCCGCAACTTTTGCGGCAAAGCTTGCTTTGGCAGCCAAAGCCGAAAAAGGTAGCAAAAGTCAACTGTTGGCAACGATCAATCGCATCATTCGCGTGTTAACTTATGTGCTTATCCCGATTGGCGCAATTCTTTTCACCGTCTCGATGATCCGCCGAGGCAACTATAATCGGGCTATTTTAACAACCAGTGCCGCCATGATCGGCATGATTCCTGAAGGTCTGGTTTTGCTAACAAATGTGGCACTAGCCGTATCCGCCCGCAATCTTGCCGTTAAACGAGTTCTCGTTCGCGCCTTGCCGGCCATTGAAGCACTCGCACGAGTTGATACTATCTGTCTTGACAAAACCGGTACTATCACGAGTGGCAAACTTAAAGTCGCCGAAACATTGCCGATGATTGGGCAAACTGAAGCGACAGTCACCAAAGCCGCCGCCGCTATTGTTTATGCTCTAAATGACGACAACGAAACAGCAATGGCCATCAAAGCCGCCTTCCAAAACGATACCAATCAGCAAGTCACGCAGACAATGCCCTTCTCCTCTGCGCGTAAGTGGTCGGGTGCCGTTGTTGATGGTCAAGTATTGTTTATGGGCGCCCCGCAGTTCACATTCGGCGATCAATTACCAACACCGATTGCAAATCAAATTAAGGATGCAGCTGCTAAGGGCTACCGGGTTTTAGCCATTGGCACAGCAACCAAATTAGTGCATCCGTTGGTTAATCCCCAACTGCTCGGTCTGATTTTGATCACGGATGAATTGCGGCCAACTGCCATTAATACGTTCGACTTCTTCAAAACGCAAGGGGTGGCTTTAAAAGTCATCTCAGGTGATGATCCGATCACGGTCGCCAACATTGCCAAGCAAGCTCGCCTTGAAGGAGCTGATCAAAGTGTGGACATGAGCACCATTGCAGACAACGCAACCGCCAAAGATTATCAAACACTTGTGAAACGCTATAACGTTTTTGGCCGGGTCACACCTGAACAGAAGAAATCTTTAATCATGGCCTATCAAGCTTTGGGGCACACCGTTGCCATGACTGGTGACGGTGTGAATGACGTCTTGGCATTGCGTCAAAGCGACTGCAGTATCGCAATGGCATCTGGTGCCGATGCTGCCAGCTCTATTGCGGATTTCGTTTTGTTAGATTCAAACTTCGATGCCATGACCGGCGTTCTAAACGAAGGCCGCCGAGTCATCAACAACATTGAACGCGTGGCATCCATGTATTTGGTCAAAACGATGTATTCAGTCATCCTAGCCACTATTTTTGTCTTCTTGCCACTTGATTATCCGATTGTACCGATTAACCTCACACCGGTTTCTGCTATCGGGGTTGCCATTCCTTCCTTCTTCCTGACTTTGGAACCAAACTTCGAACGCGTGACTGGTCAATTTATGCAGAAGGTCATGACCATTGCCGCACCTGCTGCCATTAGTGTCGTCATCTACACATTACTGCTGACATGGATGGAGTCTTTCTTCCACTTGAGTTTTGAGTCTACTTCATCAATGGTAGCCATGTTGATTGGCACTATTTCATTGAATGTTCTGCTCGTCGTTGCCCGACCTTTCAACCGACTCAAGGTTGGCCTACTGGGTGGTCTCAGCATTGCCCTGTTTCTTGTCTTCTTCGTCTTCAGCTCAATTTTTTCACTTGTCAATCTCTGGCAGTGGCAGCTCGCGTTAATTTATTTGCCACTCATGATCTCAACTGTTCCGTTTTACTTGTTAATTCAAGAATTTCTTGGTCGCCGTGTTTTGTCAAAAATCAATTGGCGATGA
- a CDS encoding proline iminopeptidase-family hydrolase, producing MPKLNPDGTQFITLSSGYHLWTQTQGKGDIHLMTLHGGPGGTNEVFENFAERLAPYGVRVTRYDQLGSFYSDQPDFSDPANRQQFLNIDYYLSEVEQVRQQLGIDHFYLLGQSWGGVLAIEYALKYPEHLNGVILSSMIDNLDEYIVNINRIRETMFSKEDVAYMQQIEQQHAFDDAKYQALVSELGEHYLHHAKDPQPRHLISTLATPVYNYFQGDNEFVMVGALKDWDRRADIHRIAVPTYLTFGGHETMPLAAAERMAKTIPDATLHVTPNAGHGQMLDNPTDYFSHLGDWLVKTDTKTAFHSK from the coding sequence ATGCCAAAACTTAATCCAGACGGGACGCAATTCATCACGTTATCGAGTGGGTACCATTTGTGGACACAGACGCAAGGGAAAGGTGATATCCATCTCATGACCTTGCATGGTGGCCCAGGCGGCACCAATGAAGTCTTTGAAAATTTTGCTGAGCGGCTAGCGCCTTATGGTGTGCGCGTGACCCGTTATGATCAGTTGGGGTCATTTTACTCCGACCAGCCGGATTTCTCCGATCCGGCAAATCGTCAGCAGTTTCTGAACATTGATTACTATCTGAGCGAAGTGGAGCAGGTTCGACAGCAGCTTGGGATTGACCACTTTTATCTGCTTGGTCAATCGTGGGGCGGTGTGCTGGCAATTGAATATGCATTGAAATATCCAGAGCATCTTAACGGAGTCATTCTGAGTTCGATGATTGACAATCTTGACGAATATATTGTGAACATCAATCGGATTCGGGAAACTATGTTTTCAAAAGAAGATGTCGCTTACATGCAGCAAATTGAACAGCAGCACGCGTTCGATGATGCAAAATATCAGGCGCTTGTAAGTGAGCTAGGCGAACACTACTTGCATCATGCAAAAGATCCCCAGCCGCGTCACTTAATCAGTACGCTGGCCACGCCAGTTTACAATTATTTTCAAGGCGACAATGAATTTGTGATGGTGGGTGCGCTTAAAGATTGGGATCGGCGTGCAGATATCCACCGTATCGCCGTACCCACCTACCTGACGTTCGGCGGTCATGAAACGATGCCGCTGGCAGCCGCGGAACGCATGGCGAAGACAATCCCAGACGCTACCTTACATGTCACGCCGAATGCTGGTCATGGACAAATGCTGGATAACCCCACTGACTATTTCAGTCATTTAGGTGATTGGCTGGTCAAAACCGACACGAAGACGGCTTTTCATTCTAAATAA
- a CDS encoding acetyltransferase, giving the protein MPVMLMRTATREDIPAMMKIIASARQFLGEQGISQWQGTYPDQAAVEQDVATGIGRVLVVDGQVAGIAALVEGPDPHYLKIDGAGWLADVPYLAVHRFALDGSIRGHQLSKVFFSNIMSEAYRRGVYDLRVDTHAQNVIMQHAITGMGFEYRGIVYMDEPVPERNAYEVRLAH; this is encoded by the coding sequence ATGCCAGTTATGTTGATGCGTACTGCTACCCGAGAAGATATTCCCGCGATGATGAAGATTATTGCTTCTGCTCGGCAATTTTTAGGCGAACAAGGTATTTCACAATGGCAAGGAACCTATCCCGATCAGGCTGCGGTTGAACAAGATGTAGCGACAGGCATCGGGCGAGTTTTGGTCGTTGATGGGCAGGTTGCCGGCATAGCCGCTTTGGTGGAAGGGCCTGATCCGCATTATCTCAAAATTGATGGTGCTGGTTGGTTGGCCGATGTGCCCTATTTGGCAGTTCATCGATTTGCGCTTGATGGCAGCATTCGTGGTCATCAATTAAGTAAAGTTTTCTTTAGTAATATTATGAGTGAAGCCTATCGACGCGGTGTCTATGACCTGCGCGTGGATACGCATGCCCAAAATGTGATCATGCAGCATGCCATCACCGGAATGGGCTTCGAATATCGCGGCATTGTTTACATGGATGAACCGGTTCCTGAACGCAATGCTTATGAGGTTCGTTTGGCACACTAA
- a CDS encoding cation:proton antiporter — MQDIGNLALILVTTLVLAHLSRLLNMPAVIGELLAGILIGPALLGWLAPSHTISLFAEIGVIILMFLAGLESDLDLLKKYFKPGMLVAMIGVIVPVAVVFVFGRSWGFNMTSSLFLGITFAATSVSISVEVLKELHALEGRNGATILGAAVVDDILTVLILSFTVAVLGEQKTASLPFWVQIIEQLLYFVGIYLVVRWAAPYLMGLAEKMFPSSAVTIMSLLICLGMAYLADLVGMSAVIGAFFAGVAVGQTRHRHEVDGSLSAIGYAVFIPVFFVSVGLNMRFDTFGRDLGFIAILTLLALVTKWVGCGVGDRLAGASWLQSNVVGAGMVSRGEMALIVAQIGFEAKLMDAEYYSAVIVVIVLTTLIAPIILKDALRREQEPV, encoded by the coding sequence ATGCAGGACATTGGCAACTTGGCACTGATCTTAGTCACAACGCTTGTTTTAGCGCATTTAAGCCGATTGTTGAATATGCCCGCTGTCATTGGGGAATTATTGGCTGGTATTTTGATTGGACCGGCGTTATTGGGCTGGTTGGCACCAAGTCACACGATTTCATTATTTGCGGAGATTGGTGTCATTATTTTGATGTTTCTTGCTGGCTTGGAAAGTGACCTTGATTTATTAAAAAAATACTTCAAACCAGGCATGTTGGTCGCCATGATCGGCGTCATTGTACCGGTGGCTGTTGTGTTCGTTTTTGGACGCAGTTGGGGCTTCAACATGACAAGCAGTCTATTCTTAGGCATTACCTTTGCCGCTACTTCTGTTTCGATCTCTGTTGAGGTTTTAAAAGAGCTACATGCCCTAGAAGGCCGAAATGGTGCGACCATTCTCGGTGCGGCGGTGGTTGATGATATTCTCACTGTCCTCATTTTAAGTTTCACGGTAGCAGTCCTTGGTGAGCAAAAGACCGCGAGTTTGCCTTTCTGGGTGCAAATCATTGAACAGTTGCTCTACTTTGTCGGCATTTATTTGGTTGTCAGGTGGGCTGCGCCATACTTAATGGGTTTGGCAGAAAAAATGTTTCCGTCGTCGGCTGTGACCATTATGTCTCTGCTCATTTGCCTCGGTATGGCCTATCTGGCTGATCTTGTAGGAATGTCCGCCGTTATCGGCGCTTTCTTCGCTGGCGTGGCAGTAGGCCAGACACGTCATCGCCATGAAGTGGATGGTAGTTTGAGTGCGATTGGGTATGCCGTGTTTATTCCGGTGTTCTTTGTCAGTGTCGGCTTGAATATGCGGTTTGATACCTTTGGCCGCGATCTAGGGTTTATTGCGATTTTGACCTTATTAGCCTTAGTCACAAAATGGGTCGGCTGTGGGGTTGGTGATCGTTTGGCCGGTGCGAGTTGGCTACAGAGTAATGTCGTGGGTGCCGGCATGGTTTCTCGTGGCGAGATGGCATTGATTGTCGCCCAAATTGGGTTCGAGGCCAAACTCATGGACGCTGAATATTACTCGGCGGTTATTGTTGTGATTGTCCTGACGACATTGATTGCCCCAATTATCTTGAAAGATGCGCTACGGCGTGAACAGGAACCTGTATAA